From a single Alkalihalophilus pseudofirmus genomic region:
- a CDS encoding MATE family efflux transporter — translation MRETKTLKEKLQLFLVVMMPILITQLGLYAMNFFDTTMSGQAGAEDLAGVAIGSSLWVPVFTGLSGILLALTPMIAQNIGAGNKEEVPYTVVQGLYLSIAVSIVIIIGGGLVLEPILNLMSLEAEVHRVAYYYLVALGFGVIPLFMYTVLRCFIDSLGQTRVTMFITLLSLPINVFFNYVLIFGAWGFPRLGGIGAGVASTITYWSILGITIYFIARVQPFSTYQIFKKVYKVSFAKWKELLILGLPIGFTIFFETSIFAAVTLLMSEFNTATIAAHQAAINFASFLYMIPLSFAFTLTIAVGYEVGAKRFDDAKQYSKMGIWMALGMGVIAGLIIYVMRGPVSGLYTNDPNVARLIQQFLIYSIFFQLSDALATPIQGVLRGHKDVNIPFVMALVSFWLIGLPTGYILANYTEFGPFGYWIGLITGLAVCAAALLWRLYTVEKRAKVQLER, via the coding sequence ATGAGAGAAACAAAAACATTAAAAGAGAAGCTTCAGCTGTTCCTTGTTGTTATGATGCCGATTCTCATTACACAATTAGGGCTGTATGCCATGAACTTTTTTGATACCACAATGTCCGGTCAGGCTGGTGCTGAAGATTTAGCTGGTGTGGCCATTGGTTCGAGTTTATGGGTGCCCGTATTTACTGGGTTAAGTGGTATTCTCTTAGCGCTGACGCCGATGATCGCTCAAAATATCGGTGCAGGTAATAAAGAAGAAGTGCCTTATACAGTCGTTCAAGGCTTGTATTTATCGATTGCTGTATCAATCGTCATTATTATAGGCGGAGGTCTAGTGCTTGAGCCGATCTTAAATCTAATGTCATTAGAAGCAGAAGTGCATCGAGTGGCTTATTATTATTTAGTCGCACTTGGCTTTGGTGTCATACCTTTATTTATGTACACCGTGCTGCGCTGTTTTATTGATTCTCTTGGCCAAACACGTGTGACGATGTTTATTACGCTTTTGTCGCTGCCGATTAACGTGTTCTTTAACTATGTCCTTATTTTTGGTGCGTGGGGCTTTCCGCGTTTAGGAGGAATTGGAGCCGGGGTTGCTTCAACGATTACTTATTGGAGCATACTTGGAATTACGATTTATTTCATTGCTCGTGTACAGCCTTTTTCAACGTACCAGATTTTTAAAAAGGTATATAAAGTATCATTTGCAAAATGGAAAGAGCTTTTAATTTTAGGGCTGCCTATTGGTTTTACCATTTTCTTTGAAACGAGTATTTTCGCTGCCGTTACGTTATTAATGAGTGAGTTTAACACGGCCACTATTGCAGCACATCAAGCTGCGATTAATTTCGCTTCCTTCCTCTATATGATCCCATTAAGTTTTGCGTTCACTTTAACGATCGCTGTTGGGTATGAGGTAGGCGCTAAACGATTTGATGACGCAAAGCAGTATAGCAAAATGGGGATATGGATGGCGCTCGGCATGGGTGTCATTGCTGGTCTTATCATTTATGTCATGCGAGGACCTGTATCAGGGCTCTATACAAATGATCCGAATGTTGCGCGGTTAATTCAACAGTTCCTTATTTATTCGATATTCTTCCAATTGTCTGATGCACTTGCTACACCGATACAAGGGGTGTTACGCGGTCATAAAGATGTTAATATCCCATTTGTAATGGCGCTAGTTTCGTTTTGGCTGATCGGTCTTCCTACAGGATATATCCTGGCTAACTACACAGAGTTCGGTCCGTTTGGATATTGGATCGGTTTGATAACAGGCCTTGCCGTATGTGCAGCTGCTTTATTATGGAGATTATATACAGTTGAGAAACGAGCGAAAGTTCAATTAGAGAGGTAA
- the nadA gene encoding quinolinate synthase NadA, which produces MDLFSKAGPTIPAYYKQMSDQDLIKRASYIKSELGDTLFIPGHHYQKDEVIQFADVTGDSLQLARLSASNQTARYIVFCGVHFMAETADILTNDEQTVILPDMRAGCSMADMATKDQTEAAWEKLTDEFGDTIIPLTYVNSSAEIKAFVGRNGGATVTSSNAKAMLEWAFTKKKRILFLPDQHLGRNTAYELGIPLDEMVIWNQLTEEVEGSCKKDKVKMILWKGHCSVHEKFRLEHVHKIRAEEPERKIIVHPECTWDVVDASDDAGSTKYIIDQIKAAPKGTKWAIGTEMNLVNRLMNTHPDQSIRSLNPDMCPCLTMNRIDLPHFVWTLEQIAEEQPVNVIKVDEETAQSAKLAIERMFTCV; this is translated from the coding sequence ATGGATCTTTTTTCAAAAGCAGGCCCAACAATCCCAGCGTATTACAAACAAATGAGTGACCAAGATTTAATAAAAAGAGCATCCTATATAAAAAGTGAGCTCGGTGATACGTTGTTTATTCCTGGTCATCATTATCAAAAAGATGAAGTCATTCAATTTGCTGATGTGACAGGTGATTCCCTGCAGCTTGCAAGGCTGTCTGCTTCCAATCAGACAGCACGCTACATTGTGTTTTGCGGGGTTCATTTTATGGCAGAAACAGCAGATATCTTAACGAATGACGAACAAACAGTCATTCTCCCTGACATGCGGGCGGGCTGTTCGATGGCCGACATGGCAACAAAAGATCAGACAGAAGCTGCATGGGAAAAATTAACCGACGAATTTGGAGATACGATAATCCCGTTAACCTATGTGAATTCTTCGGCTGAAATAAAAGCATTTGTTGGCAGGAACGGGGGAGCGACGGTAACCTCTTCTAATGCAAAAGCGATGCTTGAATGGGCTTTTACAAAAAAGAAACGCATATTATTTCTGCCTGATCAGCACTTAGGGAGGAATACGGCATATGAACTAGGGATTCCCCTTGATGAGATGGTCATATGGAATCAACTAACTGAGGAAGTAGAAGGCTCTTGTAAGAAGGATAAAGTGAAAATGATTTTATGGAAGGGACACTGCTCGGTTCATGAGAAGTTCCGCCTAGAACATGTACACAAGATAAGAGCAGAAGAGCCTGAACGTAAAATCATTGTTCATCCGGAGTGTACATGGGATGTGGTTGATGCGAGTGATGATGCAGGTTCCACAAAGTATATCATTGATCAAATCAAAGCGGCTCCAAAGGGGACAAAGTGGGCAATCGGAACGGAAATGAATCTAGTGAATCGATTAATGAACACGCATCCAGATCAGTCCATCCGCTCACTTAATCCTGATATGTGCCCGTGTTTAACAATGAACCGGATTGATCTTCCTCATTTTGTATGGACGCTTGAACAAATAGCAGAAGAACAGCCTGTAAATGTCATAAAAGTAGACGAAGAAACAGCCCAATCGGCTAAACTGGCTATTGAGCGTATGTTTACTTGTGTATAA
- the nadC gene encoding carboxylating nicotinate-nucleotide diphosphorylase — translation MNKLMLREQLIQFFSEDIGHGDLTSEAIFDNEKGKAYFLAKDEGIFCGEEVIFSAYQLFDPAIEVIMHKKDGDAVRGGEIICEVYGKARDLLTSERVILNIIQRLSGIATETNKAVKKMEGTSIRICDTRKTTPGLRMLEKHAVTCGGGFNHRFGLHDAVLIKDNHIAQCGGDLDTAVKRVKEKLGHMVKVEVEVESREEVKRAVTTNVDVIMFDNCSPTEAKEWRKLVPDSIVVELSGGITLHQLEEYVHTGVDYISMGALTHSVKALDISLDVLVKEGVSHA, via the coding sequence GTGAACAAACTTATGTTAAGGGAGCAATTAATTCAGTTTTTTTCAGAAGATATCGGACATGGAGATCTAACATCAGAAGCTATCTTTGATAATGAAAAAGGTAAGGCTTATTTTCTGGCAAAGGATGAAGGGATTTTTTGCGGAGAAGAGGTTATTTTTTCTGCCTATCAGTTATTCGATCCTGCTATTGAGGTGATTATGCACAAGAAAGACGGGGATGCAGTCAGGGGTGGCGAGATAATCTGTGAAGTCTATGGCAAAGCTCGTGATCTATTAACCTCTGAGCGAGTGATCTTAAATATTATTCAGCGCCTTTCAGGGATTGCCACAGAAACGAACAAAGCGGTTAAGAAAATGGAAGGAACATCAATTCGAATTTGTGATACACGAAAAACAACACCAGGTCTACGCATGCTAGAAAAACACGCGGTAACATGCGGCGGCGGGTTTAATCACCGTTTTGGGCTGCATGATGCGGTGTTAATAAAAGATAATCATATTGCTCAATGCGGAGGAGATTTAGATACGGCCGTGAAACGAGTAAAAGAGAAGCTCGGCCATATGGTGAAAGTTGAAGTAGAGGTTGAGTCGCGTGAAGAGGTAAAGAGAGCCGTTACAACAAACGTAGATGTGATTATGTTTGATAACTGTTCTCCAACTGAAGCAAAAGAATGGCGAAAGCTTGTCCCTGATTCCATAGTGGTCGAATTATCAGGAGGGATTACGCTTCATCAATTAGAAGAGTATGTTCACACAGGGGTCGACTATATTTCGATGGGGGCCCTGACGCATTCGGTTAAGGCGTTAGATATCAGTCTGGATGTTTTAGTGAAAGAAGGTGTGTCCCATGCTTAA
- the rnhA gene encoding ribonuclease H translates to MAKKKYYVVWNGRKKGIFTTWAECEAQVKGFTGARFKSFPTEAEAKAAFSGGASASSSSKTKSKAKTSSSKKETDVIAEVNWDSISVDVGCRGNPGIVEYKGVHTQTGEILFAHDEIHIGTNNMGEFLAIVHGLAYLKEHGLNKPIYSDSLTAIKWVKQKKAKSTLDRNERTAYIWSLVDRAEKWLQENEYDTPILKWHTEKWGEIKADYGRK, encoded by the coding sequence ATGGCAAAAAAGAAATATTACGTGGTTTGGAATGGACGAAAAAAAGGAATTTTTACGACTTGGGCTGAATGTGAGGCGCAAGTGAAAGGTTTTACAGGAGCTCGTTTTAAATCCTTTCCAACAGAGGCGGAGGCTAAAGCGGCATTTAGCGGCGGGGCGTCTGCATCCTCTAGTTCAAAGACAAAGAGTAAAGCAAAAACTTCCTCATCAAAAAAGGAAACCGATGTAATCGCTGAAGTCAATTGGGACAGCATTTCTGTTGATGTTGGATGCCGGGGAAACCCTGGAATTGTTGAGTATAAAGGGGTACATACACAAACGGGAGAAATACTGTTTGCACATGATGAGATCCATATCGGGACAAATAATATGGGAGAATTTTTAGCAATTGTACACGGGCTTGCTTATTTAAAGGAACACGGACTGAACAAGCCGATCTATTCGGATTCTCTTACAGCAATTAAATGGGTAAAACAAAAGAAGGCAAAGTCTACACTTGACCGCAACGAACGGACGGCTTATATTTGGTCGCTTGTCGACCGTGCAGAGAAGTGGCTGCAAGAAAATGAGTATGATACGCCGATCCTAAAATGGCACACAGAAAAATGGGGAGAGATCAAAGCAGACTACGGGCGCAAATAA